From Nitratidesulfovibrio vulgaris str. Hildenborough, a single genomic window includes:
- a CDS encoding c-type cytochrome: MLTKGATLFRQHCGGCHTAGTTGNDIMPLTRHLTVMGLEAYIDGQGIIFEHMPRFDGTPEDRDAIAAWVMVTLHGKPYADPPSAKLPQLPFAIPAFDMQKDEYVLLTWNTLGMKCITDCDAAYSYLPPGNALGAVLIKRGEKPEMVTEGVRLTYEAPEGFRFPSRHTEYWKYSASISGRQLPADTSTTGRGMDGTLDFNPKSATFEAAGIPVVPYSDDGTINPYPLFSVKAVDRVTGKQLARTEVVVPVGTEMSCWRCHGGGWARPEGTGVSLTTARSILTVHDKRSGTDLVARADAGKPVLCQSCHPDPLLNAKGDPARLNLPTALHGFHVNYLKGRGAEVCANCHPDSNAGFTRCLRGSHGKAGQTCVSCHGYLEDHALSLLKKEAELGKTRTALFMRDVKPRLVDSVDAINARTPWAQQPDCLTCHKEAYERPAKTASAFNVWTKDGSGLYRARKEMTGKVPCIACHNSPHATHPSDNPFGRDRDAVQVLQYQKLNAAIGAKGNCKVCHGPATKLTPDMSPHHPMR; encoded by the coding sequence ATGCTCACCAAGGGGGCGACCCTCTTCAGGCAGCATTGCGGCGGCTGTCATACGGCCGGAACCACCGGGAACGACATCATGCCGCTCACGCGCCATCTCACCGTCATGGGACTTGAGGCGTATATCGACGGACAGGGCATCATCTTCGAACACATGCCACGGTTTGACGGCACCCCCGAAGACCGCGACGCCATCGCGGCATGGGTGATGGTCACGCTGCATGGCAAACCCTATGCGGACCCGCCGTCAGCGAAGCTGCCGCAACTCCCCTTCGCCATCCCCGCTTTCGACATGCAGAAGGACGAGTACGTACTTCTGACGTGGAACACCCTTGGCATGAAGTGCATCACCGACTGTGACGCGGCCTATTCCTACCTGCCCCCCGGCAACGCACTGGGGGCCGTGCTCATCAAGCGCGGCGAGAAACCGGAAATGGTGACCGAAGGCGTGCGCCTTACCTATGAGGCCCCCGAAGGGTTCCGTTTCCCGTCACGACACACGGAGTACTGGAAGTATTCCGCATCGATATCAGGGCGTCAGCTACCCGCTGACACATCCACGACCGGCAGGGGCATGGACGGAACGCTCGACTTCAACCCGAAGTCGGCCACCTTCGAAGCCGCAGGCATCCCCGTCGTGCCGTACAGCGACGACGGGACCATCAACCCGTACCCGCTGTTCAGCGTGAAGGCCGTGGACAGGGTCACCGGCAAGCAACTCGCCCGCACAGAGGTGGTCGTGCCCGTCGGCACGGAGATGAGCTGCTGGCGTTGCCATGGCGGCGGATGGGCGCGCCCGGAGGGCACAGGCGTTTCTCTCACCACGGCACGTTCCATCCTCACCGTGCATGACAAGCGTTCCGGCACCGACCTCGTGGCCCGTGCCGATGCGGGCAAACCCGTGCTGTGTCAGAGTTGCCACCCCGACCCGCTGCTCAACGCCAAGGGCGACCCGGCACGCCTCAACCTTCCGACGGCCCTGCACGGCTTCCACGTCAACTATCTCAAGGGCCGCGGGGCCGAGGTGTGCGCCAACTGCCACCCCGACAGCAACGCCGGGTTCACGCGCTGCCTGAGGGGCAGTCACGGCAAGGCGGGGCAGACCTGCGTGTCGTGCCACGGCTACCTCGAAGACCATGCCCTCTCGCTGCTCAAGAAGGAGGCCGAACTCGGCAAGACGCGCACGGCACTGTTCATGCGCGACGTCAAGCCGCGCCTCGTCGACAGCGTCGACGCCATCAATGCCAGAACCCCGTGGGCACAGCAGCCCGACTGCCTCACCTGCCACAAGGAAGCTTACGAACGTCCCGCCAAGACTGCTTCGGCCTTCAACGTCTGGACCAAGGACGGGTCGGGTCTCTACAGGGCACGCAAGGAGATGACGGGCAAGGTCCCCTGCATCGCCTGCCATAACAGCCCCCACGCGACGCACCCCTCCGACAACCCCTTCGGGCGCGACCGCGACGCCGTGCAGGTACTGCAATACCAGAAGCTCAACGCCGCCATAGGCGCCAAGGGCAACTGCAAGGTCTGCCACGGCCCCGCCACCAAGCTCACTCCTGACATGTCGCCCCATCACCCCATGCGCTGA
- the nhaC gene encoding Na+/H+ antiporter NhaC, giving the protein MDTAARPMERRPSTAYALATFCIPVAVILYGTVVMAIRPPVLPLIAAVGLAALMVMRTGYRWNELQQGMFEALGRVQIAVFILVLVGMLIGAWIACGTIPLIIYWGLRLIAPESFLLSSFVLCGVASIATGTSFGTMGTLGVALLGVGEALGFPAAMTVGAVVSGAYLGDKMSPASDSTNIAASVCEVDLFDHIGSMMWTTVPAALVAGVVYSVLGVLHVQGQAVPLEGIRGILSALEQHHSLSLVGVIPPLVMLVLAYMRLPVVPVMAACVLSAAGIALFEGHALRDVAVSMTTGFKSATGVKQLDMLLSRGGMMSVMPTVLLLSAGVAFGGVLERSRTLEVLIEAVLRGARSTVRLVGSSLLACYIILLGTGSQLLAAIIPARAFADAFRAQDIHLKVLSRTCEDGGTIGCPLVPWSVHAFYILGVLGVSALDFGPYAVLNWIVPVFSMLCAASGIGVWRADGTGVRQGKASA; this is encoded by the coding sequence ATGGACACCGCCGCCAGACCGATGGAGCGCAGGCCCTCTACGGCCTATGCCCTCGCAACATTCTGCATACCGGTCGCCGTCATCCTGTACGGCACCGTGGTCATGGCCATCCGTCCCCCGGTGCTGCCTCTCATCGCCGCGGTGGGCCTCGCCGCCCTCATGGTCATGCGGACGGGCTACCGCTGGAACGAGTTGCAGCAGGGCATGTTCGAAGCTCTCGGCAGGGTTCAGATTGCCGTCTTCATCCTTGTTCTGGTGGGTATGCTCATCGGGGCGTGGATAGCCTGCGGCACCATCCCGCTCATCATCTACTGGGGGCTGCGGCTCATCGCGCCGGAGAGTTTTCTGCTCTCGTCCTTCGTGCTGTGCGGCGTCGCCTCCATCGCCACGGGCACCTCGTTCGGCACCATGGGCACGCTGGGCGTCGCCCTGCTTGGCGTGGGCGAGGCCCTCGGCTTTCCGGCAGCCATGACCGTGGGGGCTGTGGTCTCCGGGGCGTACCTCGGAGACAAGATGTCGCCCGCTTCGGACTCCACCAACATCGCCGCGTCGGTCTGCGAGGTTGACCTCTTCGACCATATCGGTTCCATGATGTGGACGACAGTGCCCGCTGCGCTGGTCGCGGGGGTGGTCTACTCCGTGCTGGGAGTCCTGCATGTGCAGGGTCAGGCCGTCCCCCTCGAAGGCATCCGCGGCATCCTCTCTGCGCTCGAACAGCACCACTCGCTCTCTCTCGTGGGTGTGATTCCGCCGCTGGTCATGCTGGTGCTTGCCTACATGCGACTGCCGGTCGTGCCCGTCATGGCGGCATGTGTGCTCTCTGCCGCGGGCATAGCCCTCTTCGAGGGGCATGCGCTGCGTGATGTGGCTGTGTCCATGACCACGGGCTTCAAGTCCGCCACAGGCGTGAAACAACTCGACATGCTGCTTTCGCGCGGGGGCATGATGAGCGTCATGCCCACGGTGCTGCTGCTTTCTGCTGGGGTGGCTTTCGGAGGGGTTCTCGAACGCTCACGCACCCTTGAGGTGCTCATCGAAGCCGTGTTGCGGGGGGCGCGTTCGACTGTGCGCCTCGTGGGGTCGTCATTGCTCGCCTGTTACATCATCCTGCTGGGTACGGGTAGCCAGCTGCTGGCGGCCATCATCCCCGCGCGGGCGTTCGCCGATGCGTTTCGTGCACAGGACATCCACCTCAAGGTGCTGTCCCGTACCTGCGAGGACGGCGGTACGATAGGCTGTCCGCTCGTGCCGTGGTCGGTGCACGCCTTCTACATCCTCGGCGTTCTGGGCGTGAGCGCGCTCGATTTCGGTCCCTACGCCGTTCTCAACTGGATTGTCCCCGTCTTCTCCATGCTGTGCGCCGCCTCCGGTATCGGCGTGTGGCGTGCCGATGGCACGGGCGTGCGACAAGGCAAGGCTTCCGCATAG
- a CDS encoding 4Fe-4S dicluster domain-containing protein — protein sequence MPVAIDKEACTRCGQCERECPGDVLRMDPETGYPYNAHIDDCWYCGVCEVECHFGALRMTFPVMVV from the coding sequence ATGCCCGTAGCCATAGACAAGGAAGCCTGCACGAGGTGTGGGCAGTGCGAACGTGAATGCCCCGGCGATGTGCTGCGCATGGACCCGGAGACGGGCTATCCGTACAACGCTCACATCGATGATTGCTGGTACTGCGGCGTGTGTGAGGTCGAATGCCATTTTGGCGCCTTGCGCATGACGTTTCCGGTGATGGTTGTGTAG
- a CDS encoding fumarate reductase/succinate dehydrogenase flavoprotein subunit — MHDATTLQSVDTDLLIIGGGTAGPMAAIKAKLRDPACDVLVVDKATVRRGGSICRGMDAYNNVVVPGVADVDSYVESIRAMSDGIFDEKVNRVLGERSFEVLRDLEEWGAATFPRDAAGGYIVEQLHPFGRFLAEMRGDIKPVMAKKCRELGVRTMDRTMATRLLTHEGRVTGAVLLGVRTGEVTVCRAKAVIMCTGSQGRFGLPETGYLFGTFDCPYNAGEGWSMIYEAGGDLVNFEFLDHTALIRDFEGPGHSTFTRHGAYLINALGERFLFRYHELGEHAPSGLRAKAMQAEIGLGHGPLYYDLRHLSDETKTIIKDGLFSCERPTEKAFFELKGIDIGLQPVELVLAGPHLCGGHGLTGALVDEWGRTTVPNLYAAGDVASTGLGFVGAAWVFGGLAAEHAVERMADIPAPVVDMADVHAEVARIRAPLGGNPVNPPLPQPPLHNDEGNDPREVEYKLRRHIKPLLDSPKHASRLRDLLGKMAAFRADIDRIRVTDWHDVMKVLEIRSIADCMEFSARASLLREESRWGMPHTRLDFPERDPAWNGSYVVLRRGADGGMVVTRQPVRSA; from the coding sequence ATGCACGATGCGACGACGTTACAGTCCGTAGATACGGACTTGCTCATCATAGGAGGAGGAACGGCCGGGCCCATGGCTGCCATCAAGGCCAAGCTGCGCGACCCGGCATGTGATGTGCTGGTGGTGGACAAGGCGACGGTGCGCCGTGGCGGTTCCATCTGTCGTGGCATGGACGCCTACAACAATGTGGTGGTGCCCGGCGTTGCCGATGTGGACAGCTATGTCGAGTCCATCCGCGCCATGAGCGACGGCATCTTCGACGAGAAGGTGAACCGCGTGCTTGGCGAACGTAGCTTCGAAGTCCTGCGCGACCTCGAAGAATGGGGCGCGGCCACGTTCCCGCGGGATGCGGCAGGTGGCTACATCGTCGAGCAACTGCATCCCTTCGGGCGTTTTCTCGCGGAGATGCGTGGCGACATCAAGCCCGTCATGGCGAAGAAGTGCCGTGAACTCGGTGTGCGCACGATGGACCGCACCATGGCGACGCGGCTGCTCACTCATGAAGGGCGGGTGACCGGTGCCGTGCTGCTGGGCGTGCGTACGGGCGAGGTGACCGTCTGCCGCGCCAAGGCGGTCATCATGTGCACCGGCAGTCAGGGGCGATTCGGGCTGCCCGAGACGGGCTATCTGTTCGGTACATTCGACTGCCCCTACAATGCAGGCGAGGGCTGGAGCATGATCTACGAGGCGGGTGGCGACCTCGTGAACTTCGAGTTCCTCGACCACACCGCGCTCATCCGCGATTTCGAGGGGCCGGGGCACTCCACCTTCACGCGCCACGGGGCGTATCTCATCAACGCCCTCGGCGAGCGGTTCCTGTTCCGCTACCACGAACTGGGCGAACACGCCCCCAGCGGACTGCGCGCCAAGGCCATGCAGGCGGAGATAGGCCTCGGCCACGGGCCGCTCTATTACGACCTGCGTCACCTCTCCGACGAGACCAAGACCATCATCAAGGACGGTCTCTTCTCCTGCGAACGTCCCACCGAGAAGGCCTTCTTCGAGCTGAAGGGCATCGACATCGGCCTGCAACCCGTCGAACTGGTGCTCGCAGGGCCGCATCTGTGCGGCGGGCATGGGTTGACGGGGGCACTCGTGGACGAATGGGGGCGCACCACCGTTCCCAATCTCTACGCGGCGGGCGATGTGGCCTCGACAGGGCTCGGCTTCGTCGGGGCGGCATGGGTCTTCGGTGGCCTCGCTGCCGAACACGCGGTGGAACGCATGGCCGACATCCCCGCCCCGGTGGTGGATATGGCAGATGTCCATGCCGAAGTGGCGCGTATCCGTGCCCCGCTGGGTGGCAACCCCGTGAATCCCCCGCTGCCACAGCCGCCGTTGCACAACGACGAGGGCAACGACCCGCGTGAGGTGGAATACAAGCTGCGTCGCCATATCAAGCCATTGCTCGACTCCCCCAAGCACGCCAGCCGGCTTCGCGACCTTCTGGGCAAGATGGCGGCGTTCAGGGCCGACATCGACCGCATTCGCGTGACCGACTGGCACGATGTCATGAAGGTGCTGGAGATACGCTCCATCGCCGATTGCATGGAATTCTCCGCTCGCGCTTCGCTGTTGCGGGAGGAAAGCCGATGGGGGATGCCCCATACCCGGCTCGATTTCCCGGAACGTGACCCCGCATGGAACGGATCCTATGTGGTACTGCGCCGCGGCGCGGACGGCGGCATGGTGGTGACACGGCAACCCGTGCGAAGCGCCTAG
- a CDS encoding Crp/Fnr family transcriptional regulator — protein sequence MRLPRCHGPLLRGLNLPWAKALGGGVTREYGTGEIFHQMGDRVDALHYVLEGHVVAKAVTPEGVERYVLGFLPGTIFGQSPFFNRAPAETLFVSVGHTVAVALGRDYIYGEVAQRHPSLLLNLLESDAYRHRVFGRHIADATLRDLETRLCRFILHLVTEASDPVPVEQALTDAAAEVHPRTGDEGAEGPADCPARCHSGASALFSHPGLTHEDVARYLGLHRVTVSNLLGGLRRAGVLGQFNRKVIEVCDGAELVARAGMSGDGDRWP from the coding sequence ATGCGTCTGCCACGCTGCCACGGGCCGCTTCTGCGCGGTCTCAATCTTCCATGGGCCAAGGCCCTCGGGGGAGGGGTGACGCGTGAGTACGGCACAGGTGAGATTTTCCACCAGATGGGCGACCGGGTCGATGCCCTCCACTATGTCCTCGAGGGGCATGTGGTGGCGAAGGCGGTCACCCCGGAGGGCGTCGAACGCTATGTGCTCGGTTTCCTGCCCGGTACCATCTTCGGGCAGTCCCCGTTCTTCAACCGGGCCCCTGCCGAGACGCTATTCGTGAGTGTGGGCCATACGGTCGCCGTGGCCCTTGGCCGTGACTACATCTACGGCGAAGTGGCGCAACGCCACCCGTCGTTGCTGCTCAACCTGCTGGAAAGCGATGCCTATAGGCACCGGGTCTTCGGGCGGCACATCGCCGATGCCACGTTACGCGACCTTGAAACCCGCCTGTGTCGTTTTATCCTGCACCTCGTCACCGAGGCTTCCGACCCCGTGCCCGTGGAACAAGCCCTGACGGATGCGGCGGCGGAGGTACACCCCCGCACCGGAGACGAAGGGGCGGAGGGGCCCGCCGACTGCCCAGCCCGTTGCCATTCGGGTGCATCCGCGCTTTTCTCCCATCCCGGACTTACGCATGAGGATGTCGCCCGGTATCTCGGGCTGCACCGTGTCACCGTGAGCAACCTGCTTGGCGGGTTGCGGCGGGCTGGCGTGTTGGGGCAGTTCAACCGCAAGGTCATCGAAGTCTGCGACGGGGCTGAACTTGTCGCGCGTGCCGGAATGTCCGGTGACGGAGACCGTTGGCCGTAG
- a CDS encoding tetratricopeptide repeat protein has product MSAELTRARQQLSQIRGYLRQGKVMPAAQAFQSALVIVLKSPLMRAEREEFERMFADAAHHLNNDAGLRALFPLKIEYLPGSEKELLDIIRELVTAVNNAAVTEAQEQLAALDARKAAGLEQGQAHLDAQEFDAAAAVFRQLSHEFKDDPQLRGEIGERFLKAGRYEEAFDYLAQALDLSPESIHLYNRIGIALRRLGRFETGEKYYLRALQYAGHDPNLLFNLGRLYVDWQRWDKVAKAAAAALRVNPAFDEARKMLEFAERKLQR; this is encoded by the coding sequence ATGTCGGCTGAACTGACGAGGGCGCGGCAGCAGTTGTCGCAGATTCGGGGCTACCTGCGGCAGGGAAAGGTGATGCCCGCCGCACAGGCATTCCAGTCCGCGCTGGTCATCGTGCTGAAAAGTCCGCTCATGCGTGCCGAACGTGAAGAGTTCGAACGCATGTTCGCCGATGCGGCCCATCATCTGAACAATGATGCCGGGTTGCGTGCGCTCTTCCCCCTCAAGATCGAATATCTGCCGGGTTCCGAGAAGGAACTGCTGGACATCATCCGTGAGCTGGTGACGGCGGTGAACAACGCCGCCGTCACCGAGGCTCAAGAGCAACTGGCTGCGCTGGACGCCCGCAAGGCCGCAGGTCTCGAACAGGGGCAGGCGCATCTTGACGCGCAGGAGTTCGATGCGGCAGCCGCCGTTTTCCGCCAGCTTTCCCACGAGTTCAAGGACGACCCGCAACTGCGTGGCGAGATAGGCGAGCGCTTTCTCAAGGCCGGGCGCTACGAAGAGGCCTTCGACTACCTCGCGCAGGCCCTCGACCTGAGCCCCGAATCCATCCATCTCTACAATCGTATCGGCATCGCACTGCGTCGTCTGGGGCGGTTCGAGACCGGCGAGAAGTACTACCTTCGGGCCCTGCAATACGCCGGGCACGATCCCAACCTGCTCTTCAACCTCGGGCGTCTGTATGTCGACTGGCAAAGGTGGGACAAGGTCGCCAAGGCCGCAGCCGCAGCCTTGCGGGTGAATCCGGCCTTTGACGAGGCGCGCAAGATGCTCGAGTTTGCGGAGCGCAAGCTGCAACGATAG